From Pseudobdellovibrio exovorus JSS, a single genomic window includes:
- a CDS encoding c-type cytochrome — translation MKYWVLVFILLSSLQVSAQQIIPLFRDNSLRTHVTMPFRLQDNSGNPISIFNLELTAGQNNCKAMVDPHISNNFLVKCKEPANIQVSVYFKANDQMNRINYGPVTINALSATGVIEPVTDNSNKYAVGKNLFNVHCMSCHQNPHEKPNRSFTQLKSALTNIGQMKSIRLTDEEIREISAYLNNLD, via the coding sequence ATGAAGTATTGGGTTCTTGTTTTTATTCTATTATCATCCTTGCAGGTATCTGCCCAGCAGATCATCCCCCTGTTTCGTGATAATAGTTTAAGAACCCACGTCACGATGCCCTTTCGCTTACAAGATAACTCAGGAAATCCCATCAGCATCTTTAATCTTGAACTAACAGCGGGACAAAACAATTGCAAAGCCATGGTCGATCCTCATATTTCAAACAACTTTCTTGTAAAGTGTAAAGAACCGGCAAACATTCAAGTCAGTGTCTATTTCAAAGCCAACGACCAAATGAACCGGATTAACTATGGTCCTGTCACCATCAATGCTCTTTCTGCAACAGGAGTCATTGAGCCAGTAACTGATAATAGTAACAAGTATGCTGTAGGAAAGAACCTCTTCAACGTGCATTGTATGAGTTGCCACCAGAATCCCCATGAAAAACCCAATAGATCTTTTACTCAGCTTAAATCAGCCCTAACTAACATAGGCCAAATGAAGAGTATCCGTCTAACAGACGAAGAAATTCGTGAAATCAGTGCCTACTTAAATAACTTGGATTAA
- a CDS encoding DUF1585 domain-containing protein has protein sequence MLRVKGNLLPLGALLLISSFATAQTQNIRLSDGEIFNRCYMKMFKTVVPRTASLGNTLMSDIIAKRLTGPAACAVLIHQSEFLDNNKLKAARYPSYPKLSEAENQALISTFHNFHNSWFSKKALEFSNANFNNSTSVVKDSDEASLYLTRSLFSTNIPLSTFFTASKTIRGVRVAPDKEKTSRWISKPMALVNETTYSGTYPNRFLLSYGTANNLNNLFSMPLDDKYLVPFGKLVGVEDAPNLNIPQITIGGPSMSNMAQRADLNAAIVAKRTGGVNLFEHLGGGVLGSQTYILKNTNLTLNQIAPGAANDPDQLIARRLSNRVFEDLLCHQMPTLTEADVVNDVRANSPHGFRLNASCMACHTSLDPMATVFRNYASYRTSPNENVSATDPNRPELLARGTPVLGVTKLDQKSGSAVFTLQAPMGSLNYRDHNNRLIKVAVNGTTQLGAELAKSDDFYRCVAKRYYEFFTGYNVNLAERNVAEASNTDTAKFHRKKVHALGASLKQSQSLIKLIEDILNSEGFIYRQYQTP, from the coding sequence ATGCTGCGCGTAAAAGGAAATCTTTTGCCATTAGGTGCATTATTATTAATTTCTAGTTTTGCTACGGCCCAAACTCAAAACATCCGACTGTCAGATGGCGAGATTTTCAATCGCTGTTATATGAAGATGTTTAAGACTGTCGTTCCTCGCACGGCGAGTTTAGGCAATACCTTAATGAGCGATATTATTGCGAAAAGACTCACTGGCCCTGCAGCTTGTGCTGTGCTTATACATCAATCTGAATTTTTAGATAATAATAAATTGAAAGCCGCACGCTATCCTAGCTACCCTAAACTTTCGGAAGCAGAAAATCAGGCCTTAATTTCTACTTTTCATAACTTTCATAACTCATGGTTTTCAAAAAAAGCTCTTGAGTTTTCAAATGCCAACTTCAACAACTCAACTTCTGTTGTAAAAGATAGTGATGAAGCTTCTTTGTATTTAACGCGCTCACTTTTTAGCACCAATATCCCCTTGAGCACATTCTTCACCGCAAGCAAAACTATTCGTGGCGTACGCGTAGCACCAGACAAAGAAAAAACAAGTCGCTGGATTTCAAAACCAATGGCTTTAGTTAATGAAACGACTTACTCGGGAACATATCCTAACCGTTTCTTACTTTCTTATGGTACGGCCAATAATTTAAATAACTTATTTTCAATGCCTTTAGATGATAAATATCTGGTGCCCTTTGGTAAATTAGTCGGCGTTGAAGATGCTCCTAATCTAAATATTCCTCAGATTACTATCGGCGGACCATCTATGAGCAATATGGCTCAGCGCGCTGATTTAAATGCTGCTATCGTAGCTAAAAGAACAGGTGGAGTTAATCTTTTTGAGCACTTGGGTGGTGGCGTTTTAGGATCACAGACTTACATTCTAAAAAACACAAACTTAACTTTGAATCAAATTGCTCCGGGTGCTGCCAATGATCCAGATCAACTTATTGCGCGCCGTCTTTCTAATCGTGTTTTTGAAGACTTACTTTGCCATCAAATGCCCACCTTGACAGAAGCTGACGTCGTTAATGATGTCAGAGCCAACTCTCCACATGGATTTCGCTTAAATGCCTCTTGTATGGCCTGCCATACGTCTCTTGATCCCATGGCGACTGTCTTTCGTAATTACGCCTCTTATCGTACATCACCAAATGAAAATGTGTCGGCTACAGATCCTAATCGACCTGAATTGTTAGCACGCGGGACTCCAGTTCTGGGAGTGACGAAGCTGGACCAAAAATCTGGAAGTGCTGTATTCACACTACAAGCACCTATGGGATCACTGAACTATCGAGATCACAATAATAGATTAATTAAAGTTGCAGTTAATGGCACAACTCAATTAGGCGCCGAGCTAGCTAAAAGCGATGACTTCTACCGATGTGTAGCTAAACGCTACTACGAATTTTTCACTGGCTATAATGTTAACTTAGCCGAGCGTAATGTGGCTGAAGCCAGCAATACAGATACAGCAAAATTTCACCGTAAAAAGGTCCATGCTTTGGGAGCAAGCTTGAAGCAGTCTCAGAGCCTGATTAAACTGATTGAAGACATTCTTAACAGCGAAGGATTTATCTATCGTCAATATCAGACGCCTTAA
- a CDS encoding DUF1501 domain-containing protein, with protein sequence MSRNNSRRKFLLDATKGLGLLGMSPALAQMVVQSIASQANANSMANVVGSDRIYLYFSLPGGPPRWLFDLPLTPNGTASKYTDSFSHNGLGTFIGASGNSPVVTYKPWYDSTSKYWLPPVWGSKPSGGKFTHTLSNAAFIRGVDLEINNHTLGRYRNQSPIIGGLSVAGVLAQKTGNPFPAVSTGSISNAFKAEKALSPIELNLSVSTSTNPVANIMSYFSGAPASNTLAVKQAFSEFDRYAERNQFIQRGLAEAKDRADALVTLGVKTFTDRWGATYSKYLNLVQEAFTNANTSLFVDNKAIPTPTVASGSNPDPRTRRGDGIFMGNMTDIRAMVNSGTSVANLATTFATVEILVTTGLTQVLTADIGALTGLVYDANGNKMNLTNDQHFIGSLMATLGTTYYYRAILNCTEELIATLKADGLFNRTVIQFGSEFNRNAKADGSGSDHGFLGGSALLISGMIPKTTVVGNIKHDTATAYAGTWGLAELHPLTNKEFPLRINDIAKTVCGMLNVRNVANNGVYVLKTNGSTWESYGPTLGEAKNVA encoded by the coding sequence ATGTCACGTAATAATAGCCGAAGAAAGTTTTTACTTGATGCCACTAAAGGCTTAGGTCTTTTAGGGATGTCTCCCGCTTTAGCTCAAATGGTCGTGCAAAGTATCGCTTCTCAAGCCAATGCCAACAGCATGGCAAACGTCGTCGGCTCTGATCGTATTTATTTATATTTTTCATTACCAGGTGGTCCTCCCCGTTGGTTATTTGATTTACCATTAACCCCGAATGGTACAGCTTCTAAATATACTGATTCGTTCTCGCATAATGGTTTAGGAACTTTTATTGGTGCCTCTGGAAATAGTCCGGTGGTTACTTATAAACCTTGGTACGATAGTACGAGTAAGTACTGGTTGCCTCCAGTTTGGGGCAGCAAGCCTTCTGGTGGGAAATTCACACATACATTATCCAATGCTGCTTTCATTCGTGGTGTCGATCTTGAAATTAACAATCACACTCTGGGTCGCTATCGCAATCAATCCCCTATCATCGGTGGACTTTCTGTAGCAGGCGTCTTAGCACAAAAAACTGGGAATCCTTTCCCGGCTGTTTCCACAGGAAGCATCTCTAATGCCTTCAAAGCTGAAAAGGCATTATCCCCTATCGAACTGAATCTTTCTGTCTCGACCTCGACCAATCCAGTGGCCAATATCATGAGCTATTTCTCGGGAGCTCCGGCTTCTAATACATTAGCCGTAAAACAAGCCTTTTCGGAATTCGATCGCTATGCAGAGCGAAATCAATTTATTCAGCGGGGCTTAGCAGAAGCGAAAGATCGCGCTGATGCCTTAGTTACACTGGGAGTGAAAACCTTTACCGATCGCTGGGGAGCCACTTATTCCAAATATCTAAACCTCGTACAAGAGGCTTTTACAAATGCAAATACATCTCTTTTCGTAGATAACAAAGCTATTCCAACTCCAACGGTAGCCAGCGGATCCAATCCTGACCCTCGTACTCGCCGTGGAGACGGAATTTTCATGGGCAATATGACTGATATTCGCGCCATGGTTAATAGCGGAACATCTGTAGCCAATCTGGCTACCACTTTCGCAACAGTTGAAATTTTAGTAACGACAGGTTTGACTCAAGTTCTAACGGCCGATATCGGAGCTTTAACAGGTCTTGTTTACGATGCTAACGGCAATAAAATGAACCTGACAAATGATCAGCATTTTATTGGTTCACTGATGGCCACTCTGGGAACGACTTACTATTACCGCGCTATTTTGAACTGCACGGAAGAGCTAATTGCAACCCTGAAAGCAGATGGGTTATTTAATCGCACTGTTATTCAATTCGGTTCTGAGTTCAATCGCAATGCAAAAGCCGATGGCTCTGGATCAGATCATGGTTTCTTAGGAGGATCTGCACTACTTATCTCGGGCATGATTCCAAAGACGACAGTCGTAGGAAATATCAAGCACGATACAGCAACTGCTTATGCGGGAACATGGGGACTCGCTGAGCTTCACCCATTAACAAATAAAGAATTTCCATTGCGTATCAATGATATCGCAAAAACAGTTTGCGGTATGCTAAATGTCAGAAATGTCGCCAACAACGGAGTCTATGTACTTAAAACTAACGGCAGCACATGGGAAAGCTATGGCCCTACATTAGGAGAGGCTAAAAATGTTGCTTAA
- the guaA gene encoding glutamine-hydrolyzing GMP synthase, translating into MKNGFLILDFGSQVTMLIARRLRDLGYYSEIRPFDLSLEKIKEFNPAGIILSGGPNSVYDSASPSRDVNELLQMAPVLGICYGMQLLAHQLGGKVEKGSTREYGLTEIEWHADLHKEYKMSWPRQHRIWMSHGDVVTQIPSQTKELLRTGKHIAGFAGDRVMGLQYHPEVSHSEYGTEFLRFFAEWCGAEANWQHEQVLHAAEKYVRTTVGDKDHVLCALSGGVDSSVVATLLTKILGADRVHCVFVNNGLLRLNEFDTVMQAYKTLGLNVIGVDAEETFLTALKGLSDPEKKRKKIGELFIQIFEETIKKQLSSYQDKIKFLAQGTLYPDVIESVSSSGGSVTIKSHHNVGGLPEKMNLKLVEPVRNLFKDEVRRLGEDLGLPHEFISRHPFPGPGLAIRVLGEVTKEKLDVMRKADDIYIKALRRENLYEKIWQAFCVLLPVQTVGVQGDGRTYENVLALRAVTSVDGMTADWYDFETKFLKSISNEITNQVRGVNRVVYDITSKPPATIEWE; encoded by the coding sequence TTGAAAAATGGATTTCTAATTCTTGATTTTGGTTCACAGGTCACAATGCTAATTGCGCGACGTTTGCGCGATTTAGGATATTATTCGGAAATTCGTCCGTTTGATCTTTCCTTAGAAAAAATCAAAGAGTTCAATCCAGCCGGAATTATTTTAAGTGGTGGACCTAATTCTGTTTATGATTCAGCAAGCCCAAGTCGTGATGTAAATGAACTGTTACAAATGGCACCTGTATTGGGTATTTGTTATGGGATGCAGCTTCTAGCCCACCAACTAGGTGGTAAAGTTGAAAAAGGTTCCACGCGTGAATATGGTTTAACTGAAATCGAATGGCATGCGGATTTGCACAAGGAATACAAAATGTCATGGCCTCGCCAGCATCGTATTTGGATGAGCCATGGCGATGTGGTGACTCAAATTCCAAGTCAAACTAAAGAATTACTTCGTACTGGAAAACATATAGCTGGATTTGCCGGAGACCGCGTTATGGGTCTTCAATACCATCCAGAAGTTTCGCATTCTGAGTATGGCACTGAATTTTTACGCTTCTTTGCAGAGTGGTGCGGAGCTGAGGCCAACTGGCAACACGAACAAGTTCTGCATGCGGCCGAAAAGTATGTGCGTACCACTGTGGGCGATAAGGATCATGTTCTTTGCGCTCTTAGCGGTGGTGTTGACTCTTCTGTGGTTGCAACGCTATTAACAAAAATTTTAGGAGCAGATAGAGTTCACTGCGTTTTTGTGAATAATGGACTCCTTCGTCTTAATGAATTTGATACTGTGATGCAGGCGTATAAGACTCTTGGTCTTAATGTTATTGGTGTTGATGCAGAAGAGACATTTCTAACAGCTCTTAAAGGACTTTCTGATCCAGAAAAGAAACGCAAAAAAATTGGCGAACTATTTATTCAGATATTTGAAGAGACAATCAAAAAACAACTTTCAAGCTATCAAGATAAAATTAAATTTTTGGCGCAGGGAACTTTATATCCCGATGTGATTGAAAGTGTATCTTCTTCGGGTGGCAGTGTGACAATTAAGTCCCATCACAACGTCGGTGGACTACCTGAAAAAATGAATTTGAAATTAGTGGAACCTGTTAGGAATTTATTTAAGGATGAAGTCAGACGTCTGGGGGAAGATTTAGGTCTGCCACACGAATTCATTTCACGCCATCCATTCCCAGGACCGGGGTTAGCTATTCGTGTTCTTGGAGAAGTGACAAAAGAAAAACTAGATGTCATGCGTAAGGCCGACGACATTTATATTAAAGCCCTCCGTCGTGAAAACCTGTATGAAAAAATTTGGCAGGCATTCTGCGTGTTATTGCCAGTTCAAACTGTCGGAGTTCAGGGCGATGGCAGAACTTATGAAAATGTTCTGGCGTTAAGAGCTGTTACCTCTGTGGATGGAATGACCGCTGACTGGTATGATTTTGAAACAAAGTTTTTAAAGTCTATTTCTAATGAAATTACCAATCAAGTACGTGGTGTGAATCGCGTGGTCTATGATATAACAAGCAAACCGCCAGCTACGATCGAGTGGGAATAA
- a CDS encoding gamma carbonic anhydrase family protein, with protein sequence MSLITARGATPQLGEDVFVAEGAKIIGDVKIGDRSSIWFNTTLRGDVMPITIGTETNIQDGSVLHGTYGKYACEIGDRVTIGHSVVLHGCKIGTRCLIGMGSIVMDGAEVGEFSVVGAGSLVTEGKKFPPRSLIVGRPAAVKRPLTEEELRFLEQSADNYLLYKTWYK encoded by the coding sequence ATGTCTTTGATTACAGCCCGTGGTGCGACTCCACAACTAGGTGAAGATGTGTTTGTTGCCGAAGGCGCAAAAATTATCGGAGACGTTAAAATTGGCGACCGCTCTTCTATTTGGTTTAATACCACTTTGCGTGGTGATGTGATGCCTATTACAATTGGAACTGAAACTAATATCCAAGATGGCAGTGTTTTGCATGGGACCTATGGGAAATATGCATGCGAAATTGGTGATAGAGTAACTATTGGGCACAGTGTGGTCTTGCATGGCTGTAAAATAGGCACACGCTGCTTAATCGGGATGGGATCTATTGTTATGGACGGAGCCGAAGTCGGAGAGTTCTCGGTGGTAGGTGCCGGATCTTTGGTGACGGAAGGGAAGAAATTCCCACCTCGTTCATTGATTGTGGGCCGTCCGGCAGCGGTGAAACGCCCTCTGACAGAAGAAGAGCTTAGATTTTTGGAGCAGTCAGCCGATAATTATCTTCTGTATAAAACTTGGTACAAATAA
- the guaB gene encoding IMP dehydrogenase, translating to MNSTGNSSANSIFELALTFDDILLVPQYSEIVPTEVIPRTFFANNIYLNAPLISAAMDTVTENKIARIMAQNGGLGIIHKNMTIQAQAFEVEKVKKYESGMIQDPITLSPDHYVSEALQIMSRYSISGVPITVQGKLVGILTNRDLRFETNVNQPIKNIMTKEHLVTAPVGTTLEQAKKILQQHRIEKLPVVDQEGFLKGLITIKDIEKAEAYPQATKDSKGRLVTGAAVGVGADSIERVEALVASGVDVVCIDTAHGHSKNVIQMVKNVRSKYQDVVIVAGNVVTSEATEDLIQAGADVVKVGVGPGSICTTRVVAGVGVPQISAVMKCAGIAKKHGKTIIADGGVKFSGDITKALALGANTVMIGNLLAGAEESPGETILYQGRTYKMYRGMGSLGAMEKGSKDRYGQMDTHDLDKLVPEGIEGKVPYKGNASGIVHQLIGGLKSGMGYIGARNIEELQSKAKFVQITGQGLKESHVHDVSITKEAPNYRLES from the coding sequence ATGAATTCAACAGGGAATTCATCAGCGAATTCTATTTTTGAATTAGCGCTGACGTTCGATGATATTTTGTTGGTACCTCAGTACTCTGAGATCGTTCCAACAGAGGTAATTCCTCGTACTTTTTTTGCGAACAATATCTATTTGAATGCTCCACTGATTTCTGCAGCGATGGATACGGTTACTGAAAATAAAATTGCCCGTATTATGGCTCAAAATGGCGGTTTGGGAATCATTCATAAAAATATGACGATTCAGGCGCAGGCCTTTGAAGTTGAAAAAGTAAAAAAATATGAAAGCGGCATGATTCAAGATCCTATCACATTGTCGCCAGACCATTATGTCAGTGAAGCTTTACAGATTATGAGCCGTTATTCGATTAGTGGTGTACCTATCACTGTTCAAGGTAAGCTGGTGGGGATTCTGACAAATCGGGATTTGCGTTTTGAAACTAACGTCAACCAGCCGATTAAAAATATTATGACGAAAGAGCATTTAGTTACAGCTCCAGTCGGAACCACTTTAGAGCAAGCCAAGAAAATCTTGCAGCAACATCGTATTGAAAAACTACCTGTAGTCGATCAAGAGGGTTTCCTTAAGGGATTAATCACGATTAAAGATATCGAAAAAGCTGAAGCTTATCCGCAGGCGACCAAAGATTCTAAAGGGCGCTTGGTCACGGGAGCTGCAGTTGGCGTTGGTGCGGACTCGATTGAACGTGTTGAGGCATTGGTAGCTTCTGGTGTTGATGTCGTCTGTATCGATACAGCCCATGGGCATTCAAAAAATGTAATTCAGATGGTAAAAAATGTTCGCAGTAAATATCAAGATGTGGTGATTGTTGCGGGCAATGTGGTGACATCAGAGGCGACAGAAGACTTAATTCAAGCTGGAGCTGATGTGGTTAAAGTCGGCGTCGGGCCGGGCAGTATTTGCACGACTCGTGTTGTTGCCGGAGTAGGTGTTCCTCAAATATCTGCAGTGATGAAGTGTGCAGGCATTGCTAAAAAACATGGAAAAACAATTATTGCTGATGGTGGCGTGAAATTTTCTGGTGACATAACGAAAGCCCTCGCATTGGGTGCAAATACTGTAATGATTGGGAATCTATTGGCCGGAGCAGAAGAGTCTCCGGGTGAAACTATTTTATATCAAGGTCGTACATACAAAATGTATCGTGGAATGGGATCACTAGGAGCGATGGAAAAAGGCTCTAAGGATCGCTATGGTCAAATGGATACACATGATTTAGACAAACTCGTACCTGAGGGAATCGAAGGAAAAGTTCCATATAAAGGCAATGCCAGCGGAATTGTTCATCAGCTTATTGGTGGTTTGAAGTCCGGTATGGGTTACATTGGAGCCCGCAATATCGAAGAACTTCAAAGCAAGGCGAAGTTTGTGCAGATCACGGGGCAAGGGCTGAAGGAGTCTCATGTGCATGATGTGAGTATTACGAAAGAAGCTCCTAATTACCGTCTTGAAAGTTAA
- a CDS encoding bifunctional nuclease domain-containing protein, with protein sequence MTSDKPHKPTSDITADILFTRPQDENINFDEKDLVELFPYGLSLTNDASRPFMILKDKSGEMVLPVPINQIEAGVTLTQSAQAATPVSTHQFSTRLLESLDIKIERCVFVEIKGVHQYVRLYMSGHPQYQSMKFRADEVMSLCIHLKVSLLATKNFINRSKVMSAEIVGLAQGVVNNPLLLAKSHQYLM encoded by the coding sequence ATGACATCGGATAAACCTCACAAACCTACATCTGATATCACAGCGGATATTTTATTTACGAGACCGCAGGATGAAAATATCAATTTTGATGAAAAAGATTTAGTGGAACTATTCCCTTATGGTCTGTCTTTAACCAACGATGCCTCACGTCCCTTTATGATCTTAAAAGATAAAAGTGGAGAGATGGTTTTGCCAGTTCCTATAAATCAGATTGAAGCAGGCGTGACTTTGACTCAATCAGCTCAGGCGGCAACGCCTGTAAGCACTCACCAGTTTTCGACACGATTATTGGAAAGTCTTGATATTAAAATTGAACGCTGTGTTTTTGTTGAGATTAAAGGTGTGCACCAATATGTGCGCTTATATATGAGCGGCCACCCTCAATACCAAAGCATGAAGTTCCGTGCGGACGAAGTGATGAGTCTTTGTATTCATTTGAAAGTTTCTTTATTAGCTACAAAGAATTTTATTAATCGCTCTAAAGTGATGAGCGCTGAAATCGTGGGTTTAGCTCAAGGAGTAGTCAATAATCCACTGCTTTTGGCGAAGTCCCATCAGTATTTAATGTAA
- the miaB gene encoding tRNA (N6-isopentenyl adenosine(37)-C2)-methylthiotransferase MiaB, with amino-acid sequence MSENQINPSSPASEITVADPVRPQINQDVGQGRGVYISTYGCQMNVNDTERMYSLLEMANFSVVKEPEEATLIIINACSIREKPVHKVYSEVGRYRKLKEKNPMLKIGVGGCVGQQEKDKLIKNQPMIDFVFGTDNIDALPNLVAQTFESSDKVINAKFEHRAPYHVETLVRNPGVSTFVNITKGCDNFCTFCIVPFTRGREKSRPLSHVLMDVRSLVKRGVKEVTLLGQNVNSYESEDGADFADLLKKVAMETDIQRIRYTTSHPKDFNEKLMHVMAEHQDKVCEYVHLPAQSGNSRILRQMNRGYTREEYLDKIALMKKYIPNLVLSTDIIVGFPGETEEEFQDTVSLVKEVGFETMFAFMYSPRPFTKAASFPDHVAEEVKNRRLNELFDSHEKQAFDLAKKYDGQVLNVLVEQINEQGKAQGRSTQNKLVYFLGSESLIGKTVPVKINFASPNVLRGELVQ; translated from the coding sequence ATGAGCGAAAATCAAATAAATCCGTCGTCACCCGCATCTGAAATTACTGTAGCTGATCCTGTGCGTCCGCAAATCAACCAAGATGTAGGGCAAGGTCGAGGTGTTTATATTTCCACTTATGGCTGTCAGATGAATGTGAACGATACCGAGCGTATGTATTCGCTTTTAGAGATGGCAAATTTTTCTGTAGTTAAAGAACCAGAAGAAGCGACATTGATTATTATCAATGCGTGCTCTATCCGCGAAAAACCAGTTCACAAGGTCTATTCGGAAGTTGGCCGTTACAGAAAATTGAAAGAAAAAAATCCAATGCTCAAAATCGGCGTTGGGGGCTGTGTTGGACAACAGGAAAAAGATAAATTGATTAAAAATCAGCCTATGATTGATTTCGTTTTCGGTACGGACAATATCGATGCCTTACCCAATCTGGTCGCTCAGACTTTTGAATCTTCAGATAAAGTCATTAATGCGAAATTTGAACATCGTGCTCCTTACCATGTTGAAACACTGGTGCGTAATCCGGGAGTTTCTACTTTTGTGAATATCACAAAAGGCTGCGATAACTTCTGCACATTTTGTATTGTGCCGTTCACTCGTGGACGTGAAAAATCGCGTCCACTTTCCCACGTGTTGATGGATGTTAGAAGCCTAGTGAAACGTGGGGTGAAGGAAGTCACTTTATTAGGGCAAAATGTGAACTCTTACGAATCTGAAGATGGAGCTGATTTTGCAGATTTATTGAAAAAAGTCGCCATGGAAACGGATATTCAACGTATTCGTTACACGACATCACACCCAAAAGATTTTAACGAAAAATTAATGCACGTGATGGCAGAACATCAGGATAAAGTTTGTGAGTACGTTCATCTTCCAGCGCAAAGTGGTAACTCACGTATTTTGCGTCAGATGAATCGTGGTTACACTCGTGAAGAGTATTTAGACAAAATTGCCTTAATGAAAAAATATATTCCTAACTTGGTATTGTCTACAGACATCATTGTGGGATTTCCAGGTGAAACAGAAGAAGAGTTTCAAGACACAGTCAGCTTAGTAAAAGAAGTGGGCTTTGAAACGATGTTTGCGTTTATGTATTCTCCACGCCCATTTACAAAGGCGGCTTCGTTTCCTGATCATGTAGCTGAGGAAGTTAAAAATCGTCGTTTGAATGAGCTTTTTGACTCTCACGAGAAGCAGGCTTTTGATCTTGCTAAAAAATATGACGGACAAGTTCTAAATGTCCTAGTTGAGCAAATCAACGAGCAAGGGAAAGCGCAAGGTCGTAGCACACAGAATAAGTTGGTTTACTTCTTAGGAAGTGAAAGTCTTATCGGCAAAACAGTTCCAGTTAAAATCAACTTTGCATCGCCTAATGTCCTTAGAGGAGAATTAGTTCAGTAA